TGTTGATGGCGTAATATTTACCAGCGGTATAAACCCAGTCTCGGAGCATATAAAGCAACTTATGGATTGCAAAATGCCCTTTGTGCTTCTTGACAGGTACATGGATATAGACTGCCTGCCAGGGGTATACAGCGACGGATATGATGGCATGTATCAGGTTACAAGATATCTTTTGGAGATGGGCCACAGGAATATTGCATTTATTGCAGGGCCGGTCCATAGCACCACTGCAAAGCACAGATATGATGGTTTTAAGGCTGCTGTAGGTGAGTGTGGTTTTAGTGTAGATGATGCCCTTGTAGAAGAGGGCAACTATAAAATATCTGGTGGCAAGGAGGCTATGACGAGGCTTATAGGCAAGGGGAAGAGTTTTACCGCAGTAGTTTGTGCCAATGACCTTATGGCTGTTGGAGCTATGGAGGTGCTTAGGGAGAACGGTTATAGGATACCAGAGGATATCTCAATTACTGGTTTTGATGACATACAGCTATCCGGACTGATAGAGCCAAAACTGACGACTGTTGCCCAGCCATGCTATGAGATGGGAGCTATGGCTACAAGGATGTTGATTAAGCTGATTGAAGGCCAGGCCATGGATGAAAGGGAAATAAAGTTAAAGCCCAAACTTGTT
This DNA window, taken from Calorimonas adulescens, encodes the following:
- a CDS encoding LacI family DNA-binding transcriptional regulator, whose protein sequence is MATIKDIARMANVSITTVSRVINKKTDGVSDETRERILKVMKDLNYQPNRIARGLVTKRTNTLGLILPDIANPFFPEIARGVEDTANIYGYNVILCNTDDRPDKEELYINVLREKCVDGVIFTSGINPVSEHIKQLMDCKMPFVLLDRYMDIDCLPGVYSDGYDGMYQVTRYLLEMGHRNIAFIAGPVHSTTAKHRYDGFKAAVGECGFSVDDALVEEGNYKISGGKEAMTRLIGKGKSFTAVVCANDLMAVGAMEVLRENGYRIPEDISITGFDDIQLSGLIEPKLTTVAQPCYEMGAMATRMLIKLIEGQAMDEREIKLKPKLVIRNSVKRVD